ATCTCCTCAGTCTCAACAAATAAGTTAAACATTACAAAAATAAGAAGCATCAATGACAAAGCAAATATgagagtgagggagggagacagaaagtGAAAGATGATCTCTACTTGAGAAGAAACAAACTGCCTCTGTAGCTTTGTAGGAAATCCCATGCATAATCTACTGATATCCATTAAGGTGGCATAAAATGAATAGGATGACATTTGACCTCTCAGCCACTCAGTCTGTTTCTGTGACCAGTAGTTGGAGGGTGGGGTGGTTTCGAGCAGGAGAAGAGGGAGTTCCACGTGTCCTTTTTGCTCCCTCTGGCCTTAGCAATTGAGCAGGAGTGTGGGGCGTTTGTTTTGTCCATCAGCAGTGCCCTCTGAGCCCCCCTCCCATCACCGGCAAGTGTGCATCTCCACCATTTTGCGGCACTGTTTGCATTTGACATAACAGCACCAGTGGAACTTACAGCTGCACCtgtccaccacctccacctcctgcgTCTGGAAGCCGCGGCCACAGCACATCAGCTCGCAGCCGTCGATGGCCTTTGAGGTTCTGTTACACTGGCGGCCCACCGTGCCCAGCATACCCGGTGTGCGCGGGTCATAGTCGCAGAAATCTGGACTGGGGTCCAGGTAGACCAGATCTTCGTCTGTGTGAGGTTTGAACTGGGAGTTTCGAGGCACCAGGACTTTGGTGGTGCCCACCTTGCGCTGTTCCACCTCAGTTGCACCATCAAACTTCTCCTTGATGACATTGCCCACTTTGCGGAAGGGGGGCATGGCtttccagcaggtttttacCTCACAGGAGCCTGACACACCATGACATTTGCACTCCACACGCATGTGGGACAAGATGGCCTGCAGAGATGTCAAAGAACCTTTGGTTAGCAGAGAGGACTTGAAATAATGCGATGACAATGCATAATATCCATAAAGGATAGCTGCAGTAGATAGCAACATCTCTTAAATGCTGACTGTTTGTGCTTACAGTAAAAACTACAGCAAAACACAAGAGCTATAGACTTGAGACTTGGACTTGAGTATGATGagagcaaaacaaataaaagaactgGGATTTGAGTTTGACTTGACTGCTGCGAGGATAAACAAATTGTGTCTAGTATGTTTATGTCTTTTGAAATGGACTTGTCTCAAATAACTTGAGACTTGATATGGACTCAACTAAATTAAAAACTGACTTGCACTTGTCTTGACTGACTTCCAACCTAACCTGGACTTGTCTTACACAAGAAGATTTGAATGGAATGGAACTGGAAGCGTAACTTTCCTGAGTGACATAAAACTTGATATGGACTTGTCTCAGataacttgagacttgacttgcacatgtgttaATAACTTGAGACTTGAGCTGGACCTATCCAGAATAACTTTAAGCTTGCGTTGGACTCCTTTCATATGAGTTGAGACCTGACTTGGACTTACCTCAAATAACTGGAGACTTGGACTTATTTGAATGACCTGGGACTTGGCTTGGACTTGCCTTAACTGATACTTGATTTGGACTTGTCTCAAATGACTTGATGCTTAACTTGAACTTGACTCGAATGAAGAAAATTACTTGCATTAGTTTTGACTGACTTGAAACTTGACTTGGACGTGTCTGTTAAAGGCTTCACTTGGGATTTGACCTCTACTTCTCTGGAAGTACACAAAATGTGAGTTGAGCTCCTATAGAGGGATTTAAGACTTGATCTGTACATTATCTGACTGACTTGAAACTTGACTTGCACTTGTCTCAGATAACTTGACCTGGGCCTGTCTAGAATAACTTGAGACTTACCTTGAACTTCTCTCATATGACTtgaaacttaaattaaatttatcTCAAATAACCTGAGACCTGGACATATTTGAATAACTTGAGACTTGGCTTGGACTTGTCTCGAATGACTTAAAAATAACTTGAATTTGTCTTGACTGACCTGAAACATGGCTGCACTGGATTTGTCTGTAATAGGGTAAgccttgacttgagacttgacatCAACTTGTCTTAAATGACTCAAAATTTGATTTCAACTTATCTAAAAGGATTTAAAGCTTGACCTGGATTTATCTTGGAGGACTTGAGACTTAACTCTGACTTCTGTTGAAAGACTTGACTTGTCACAAAATAATTTGAAACCTGACTCATATGACTTGAGACTTGGCTTGTGCCATCTCCAGTAGACTTAAATAGCTCTATCTTAATTTTCATTCTTCttcagtgttgctgctgcagccagcTGTGTATGGAAGCACATAACAACCTATGTCCTCACCATTTCTAATAAACCAAGCTAATATCCAGAAACTTTTCTCTTCTATAGAGAGCATCTTTATTAGATATTAAAATACAGAGCCCCTGAAAGTGGTATACTAAAGTCACTGCCTGTTAATGCAAAATTTATTGTGAGGTAATGCAAagtatttcagaaaaaaaatgccagCATGACCCTTTGGGCGCTCCACACTAAAAGAAGTGCAGtgtttttgtgcagtgtaaATTCACATGTCACATCAAACACACTGAGTTACCTTCCTGCCAGCCTCGTTGTTGTGCAGGTTCATGAGAGCCCGACTGGAGGACTGGCCTTTACTCCTCTCCCTCACATCCACGAAGGACTGGGAAAAGGCCACTCCATATGCAATGTTATCACTGCAGCCTGACCACTGGAACCCTGTGACAGTATATCAAGATAGAGGCAGGAAGTGGTTATCTGTATGGCTCCGTCATTGCACTTTAAACATCACATAAACACTACACTAATGTGCAGCCTCTTTTCAGTTCCTCTGTACTGATGGTACATTGTAGCAATAcatgatattgatattgtaAAAGATCTGTCTGTACACACTGAGTTTAACTGGAATAATTAAAATGCAACCAATTATATCAGTCCggccttttcaaaataaaataagtatttaaaatgtcacattatTTAGTCTTTTCATATTATTGCATTAAAATGTATTGGATGTGTTGGtccttctgttttctctgcatgtgtgtgtgtttgtgtgaaagagagagggagacttACCCTCTGGACTGACTCCATGTACATTGTGGTCACAGCCACATTTTTCCAGCTCTCCGCTGCTGCAGGCCCTTGTGACCGCAAACGCCACACTGGCTGCTGAGATGGCATACACAAAGGCTGCCTCACGGGTgcctaacacacaaacacagagacacacatacacacactgtcacattgtTTCATTATGCAGCTGAAAAGAGCTCGTCATTTTGAATGGCAAAACAACATCTCCAGATAAAGAGTGTATTAAAGTCTAAGTGAAGGAGCCAAGATGTTCACATGCAGGAGCTGGTTGAGCCAACACACATGGAAAGCAGcttaaaaatgtcacaatattttaaaatgaaatgggATAATCCACATCAAATCAGTTTTTGAAACAGTCCTGAGTGATATCAAAGTATATATATAGTTTGGGGTTTGGACATGCTCGCAGGTAGAAAATCTGTTTTAGCGTCAGTCAGCTTTGGTGCTGTCTGACATATCAGTATCTTTTTCTTGATGACAAGACTTGCTACAATGTCTAATCTTACCCTGGGTGACCACTTTGCCAAACACAGGCATGGTCTCCAGAGTGGAGCAGTTCCATCGACGGTTGCGAAACTGGAACTGACACTCATCTATAGCCAGCTGTGCTCCACGGCGCACCGCATCCATCACCTCCACGCTGCGCTTACAGATCTGAACCTggagcagaaacacacaggagCTACATCAGccacagacacactaaaatgcttTACTTTCTCATGATCTCCACCAATGTTTGTTTGTCTAGTCGTCAGCAGGAGTAAGGAGTAAGTGCTAGACCAGTGTTTATGAAACCTGGTGGAAGGTTGTTGCATGAACCAAGAGAGAACTCATTAAACTTTGGGGCAAATTCTGAATCATGGGGCGGATactcaaattatttttcagcTTCATTAACACTGTGAGATATGGTCTTTGGTTTTGGCGGAATAAATGCCGAATTTCTAAAATCTAGTAGATGGTAGGAAAGTTCAACAGTGACAAAGCGTAGCCAATTGTAGAAATACAATAAatttacaacaacaataaatatatGATTCCATATCACAATCCACATTCAAACTGTTGTTAAGAAGCACCCGAGGACAGACAGTGGTTTCATAGGAGAACCACTACAAATGTAACACCAGCACATTTGTAATGCATTTTTCTTCCCACACTGAGGCATGGCTTTGGAAATGtaaattcatacatatcatgCAACTAATTATACTCTTACTGTGATTGCAATTTTACGACATCCTTGAGGGACTGAGTAACATGAtaacataccttaaaataaatcaaagttcAATTGGTTTCAcccaggacacaaacactggtctcctgggggaaagttcagtgtttgtttgaccatttcaccaccccaacctgcctctttacacagactttcactcttAACTACTTCCATTTTTATTCCTGTCAGAGcatttgtcacatgatgtaCAAATTATGGTGCAATACATTTTGTAAGTATACATACAATGACAACAGCCAGAAAACGTATGTACCTGTCTCTGGATGAGGCCTCGTAATCTCTCGCATGTTTCCTCATCCCTGATGCTTCCTACTGATGACAGCTTGGCCAGGTACCTGATGGAATTAGATACACGGTGTATATTAGTGTACATTTCTTTAGTAGACCTGAAAGTACCTGGAGAATGCAAAGAAACATTCAGAAAAAGGAAtttaaggaaaggaaaggaatttAAAAGTACCAATCTGATGCTACAAGCTGAGATACAGACTGTATATCATCTCCACCATAGTGCCACTTTGGTACAGTTGTTACAGATAATGCTCCCTTTTAAACCAGGGATGACTTGACGACACTGTTCAGAGAAGCAGAGCTTGTGTTCAGAGGATTGGTTCCCATGACGTTGTGGGAATGTTTTGGATAAATGTCTGGTTGTAAGGTCTCTGAGAGGAGGGAAAGTGGCTTATCACGCACACCACCTCCAGGCCAGACAGGTCAGGGCGATATactgcgcgcacacacacacacacacacacacacacacacgacctaAGATGTGTGAGAAAATGGCATCGGTCTGGATGCCCTGACCCTCACACATCCACCTCACCTCACTCCAGTCTCATATCTCCAGTCCCAGCTGCACCATACAGAAATAGGCTTTCTCATAAGCTGGCAGTGAGACTCCCACAGAGGGAGCAGCCCTGATTATGTACTGTCTACACTTCTCATCGTGTACTCACTTAAACACATGTTGAGTCTAAAAatcttggttttgtttttttcaaacaatGGAAAGTTTTCCAGATGACATGACATAACTCCTCACTTCTAAATTCGCTACCAGTATCATGTAACACACTCAGAGCTTTGAAAGACATGTTTTATCTTCAACCATGGCACAAAAACATGCATCATTTTGgaattttggattttggaatTGTACATtgtgcaaaccatgaatatattacatttcaattcaatgtttctaaagtaatGTAATATATAAGCTAGCTTTGTcaacaggaggtggagaggaaggTGGATGGTGCGACAAGATGCACGCTAAAAAATGATCCATGGGGTTCATGGATAGCGCTTAAAAAAGGAAGTTTTTCACCATAAAAAATTCTGAGCATCAGACACCTAATTATCATTTCATTAAACATTCTGGCGATTTTTaatgcaccaatttatggtggaaatgtattgttgtcaataaaaaaggggcaaatgcacatgttctaaatattgagggagGCATGTCCCCTGTGTTCCCGACTCCCCCCTCCCAAAATCCACACTTATATGGTTGGACTACTCCTTTCATGAAgcttaaacaaaaaacacactattGTTTAACAGGCAAAATTCATGGACTGACatctaaaatataaaaaaataagctAAATTAAATCCAAGTGGCCTGTTACATTAGACTGTCTATGACTTGATACATTTTGCAGTGTATGTCACACTGCATCAGGCCACACAGCAGTTCATGCTGTGAAATGTCGCACTACAGCTGTATGAAAGAGTGTTGAAGGGACAGCGATAAATGTAATAGATGtgatcatcatgttttaatgaAGAAATTACTTCAGTATTTGCAGGCTCATCCaaacagtggaaagagtttgAATATCAAATGTCCCTTAATAAAGGCAAATTCCAACAATATTAACTTTTAGGCTATCGTTCTGTACAAGTAGACATGTTTTTCCTTAAGGTTTCTCAAGCTTGTTTTATGAGTCTTGGGTTATGAGTTCCCAAGACCACACATACCTCTGTAAAGCCCTGTTAGCCCATCTCAATCAAGCTGTGGCACAGATCCAGATTGCAGAGAATTCGGCTGTCCGATTATTGACAAAGCTATAATGCACAACATGAAGCTGTGCTACAAGTGTTTTACACCAGCTGAGTGTGTTAAAGGCTTTATGACAGCCTTATTGATTTTATTACGCAAACATGAGCTGTTAGCTACATCTCAGCCCTCAAACCCTCCTGAGCTTGGGTGGTAAAAAGGATAGTAGCAGAGGTAACACAAGTTTGGCATTACTGCAGTATGTTTAGTACTGTTTGTAAATGTGGTAGTGTAATTAGTGTATCATCTGTCCAGAGGTCAAacagctcctcctctgctttcaCTGCCTCATCTCCTCTTCTCAACAGCTCAGATAATCTCTCTGCCTCTTTGATGatattctttttctcttccGCTCCAGACAGCATCAGTATTCAGCACTCATCGCTGTGATAACCTCGCTGTCTGCCACTCCACCACATCTCAGCCACATCCGCTCACATCTGCCCTCAGGGGTGACCTCACTCTCTCATAAGGTGGACACTTTCCTCAGGAGCTCCACCAAGGCCCCCATCCTCTATCAGAGTGTGTCCAACGCTTTTATGTCATGAACCCCCAACACTTTCTTTAAAGCTGCTCTAATCAATATTACTATGTTAACAGTAGATTAATTAGGCGTTTTCAGAACAGAGTAAGTTTCTCATAGGTCTGAGAACCTCACTTCTTGCTGTGTTTGCACTGTAAGAGCTAGAAAGAATCTTAGTTCTTAGAGGACTCTTTTAGCTCCTCTGTCAGAGTAGGTAGTCTCCCAGCACAGGAGGAACCATGAGTGATGTATGTGTACAGTGATTGGTCAAACAGCCAATGCAGCACCGGCAACTGccattttttaaacaacaaacaactcGAAACACAAATAACAGCTCGTAATGAAAAAATGGAAGAACACATGGACTAAATGGACCGACAGTAAAGTCCGGACTTTTCGTAGCATAAATGTAGCGGCAGAAATATAACTTGATTTTTGACGTGTCAAAGTGAAAGTGACATCGCTATACCATCTGCCATCTGGCTTACAGTACATCACTTCAGTGTTCTTATTCACGGTGCGATTGCAAACAGGACAGAAGCCCTTGAAGGGTTCATATTTGTGCCTTGTGATTAAGTATTTTCCTGTGACAAGCTTAAATATAGCCAGCAGGCTCAGTAATGTCAGTGCAATATCTAATCTTATCATAAATTTGCAAACACCATAAGCTACTGGACATACCAGACCAACTGAGCAAAgaagtgttttattgtttattgactCAATTTTGATTTGTAAGAGGAGGAAAGCGGTATTTATTCTTTTCAAAGTTACACACAATGGCTTGAAGGAACAGAAGGGCTTCAGCTAAAATATGAAAAGTTATTAACAGCAATTTCATCACTGGACACTGA
This region of Epinephelus fuscoguttatus linkage group LG1, E.fuscoguttatus.final_Chr_v1 genomic DNA includes:
- the wnt4 gene encoding protein Wnt-4a, translated to MRDDGLTALHGPCRCLFFTAYPLSTSGLFQLSPTSPNLPLEMTEEYVLRCVLMLCCALLSANASNWLYLAKLSSVGSIRDEETCERLRGLIQRQVQICKRSVEVMDAVRRGAQLAIDECQFQFRNRRWNCSTLETMPVFGKVVTQGTREAAFVYAISAASVAFAVTRACSSGELEKCGCDHNVHGVSPEGFQWSGCSDNIAYGVAFSQSFVDVRERSKGQSSSRALMNLHNNEAGRKAILSHMRVECKCHGVSGSCEVKTCWKAMPPFRKVGNVIKEKFDGATEVEQRKVGTTKVLVPRNSQFKPHTDEDLVYLDPSPDFCDYDPRTPGMLGTVGRQCNRTSKAIDGCELMCCGRGFQTQEVEVVDRCSCKFHWCCYVKCKQCRKMVEMHTCR